In Sodalis ligni, a single genomic region encodes these proteins:
- the barA gene encoding two-component sensor histidine kinase BarA, translating to MTNYSLRARMMILILAPTLLIGLLLSAFFVVHRYNELQNQLVEAGASIIEPLAASSANGMALHNRDAVRHLIDMLHRHHSDIVRSISVFDADNALFASSNYHHNLGQLQLPPGARLPGELTLNRQDGVLVMRAPILAGEDLPDSADRAAGQAPPLGYIAIELDLDSVRLQQYKEAFVSTLLLLLCLCIAMLFAYRLMRDVTGPIRNMVSTVDRIRRGQLDSRVEGYMLGELDMLKNGINSMAMSLAAYHEEMQQNIDQATSDLRETLEQMEIQNVELDLAKKRAQEAVRIKSEFLANMSHELRTPLNGVIGFTRQTLKTPLSPTQRDYLQTIERSGNNLLSIINDVLDFSKLEAGKLILEAIPFALRATLDEVVVLLAQTAHEKGLEITLNVQRDVPDQVIGDPLRLQQVVTNLLGNAIKFTERGNIDLRIEQHGADNRQMELEVQIHDTGIGISERQQSQLFQAFRQADASITRRHGGTGLGLVITQKLIKEMGGDIGFHSEINRGSSFWFHIPLQLTHPGRPHSGDFEHLRDKRLAYVEANPAAAQATLDMLSVTPLNISFSPALAQLPAGHYDVLLIGKPVAQRTPLIDIKRELAEAALLADCIILALPSQSMVEAEQIKRMGAYACLAKPVSANRFLPLLWKESRPAAARIKPPSPSRLSLRVMAVDDNPANLKLIGALLEEQVEQTVLCGSAREALAYAELHPLDIVLMDIQMPEIDGLRAAELLRGLPLHGRTPVVAVTAHTLGNERADLLEAGMDDYLAKPIDESMLQQLLARYSSHPAPAAASFSPAGAAPGHEASESVQPSVSPRVPSAQPAVPEAGGQQDITLDWQLALRQAANKTDLAQDLLAMLVTFLPEVKQRVEALVDGGEDKDICALIHKLHGSCSYSGVPRLKQLCAGIERQLRGGVPAAALEPEWLEVLDEIENVTLASEPFIAE from the coding sequence ATGACCAACTACAGCTTGCGCGCGCGGATGATGATCCTGATCCTGGCGCCGACATTATTGATAGGTCTGCTGCTGAGCGCTTTTTTTGTTGTGCACCGCTATAACGAACTGCAAAACCAGCTGGTGGAAGCCGGGGCGAGCATTATCGAGCCGCTGGCGGCGTCCAGCGCCAACGGCATGGCTTTGCATAACCGGGATGCCGTGCGCCATTTGATTGACATGCTGCACCGCCACCATTCCGATATTGTGCGCTCCATCAGCGTCTTCGACGCCGATAATGCGTTATTCGCCAGCTCGAACTATCATCACAATCTCGGCCAGCTACAACTGCCGCCGGGAGCCCGTTTACCCGGCGAACTGACGCTGAACAGGCAAGACGGCGTGCTGGTGATGCGGGCGCCCATCCTCGCCGGGGAAGACCTGCCCGACAGCGCCGATCGAGCCGCCGGACAGGCGCCGCCCCTGGGCTACATCGCCATCGAGCTGGATTTGGATTCGGTGCGCCTGCAGCAGTACAAAGAAGCCTTCGTTTCCACCCTGCTACTGCTGCTCTGTCTGTGTATCGCCATGCTGTTCGCCTATCGCCTGATGCGGGACGTTACCGGCCCGATCCGCAATATGGTCAGTACCGTCGATCGCATCCGGCGCGGCCAGCTTGATAGCCGGGTGGAGGGTTATATGCTGGGGGAACTGGATATGCTGAAAAACGGCATCAACTCCATGGCCATGTCCCTGGCGGCGTACCATGAAGAGATGCAGCAGAACATTGATCAGGCCACCTCGGATCTGCGCGAGACCCTGGAACAAATGGAAATTCAGAACGTGGAGCTGGATTTGGCCAAAAAGCGCGCCCAGGAAGCGGTGCGCATCAAGTCCGAGTTTTTGGCCAATATGTCCCATGAACTGCGCACACCGCTGAACGGGGTGATAGGTTTCACCCGTCAAACGCTAAAAACCCCCTTGTCCCCCACCCAGCGGGATTATCTGCAAACCATTGAACGTTCGGGCAATAATTTGCTCAGTATCATCAATGATGTGCTGGATTTTTCCAAGCTGGAGGCCGGCAAGCTTATCCTGGAAGCCATACCGTTCGCACTGCGGGCCACCCTTGACGAGGTCGTGGTCCTGCTGGCGCAGACCGCCCATGAAAAAGGGCTGGAAATCACCCTTAACGTACAGCGGGACGTGCCGGATCAGGTTATCGGCGACCCGCTGCGTCTGCAACAGGTGGTGACCAATCTGCTGGGCAACGCCATCAAGTTCACCGAGCGGGGCAATATTGACCTGCGCATTGAGCAGCACGGCGCGGATAACCGGCAAATGGAGCTGGAGGTGCAGATACACGATACCGGCATCGGCATCTCAGAGCGGCAGCAGTCGCAGCTGTTCCAGGCGTTTCGCCAGGCGGACGCCAGCATCACCCGCCGGCACGGCGGTACGGGGCTTGGGCTGGTCATCACCCAAAAGCTGATTAAGGAAATGGGCGGCGACATCGGTTTTCACAGCGAAATCAACCGCGGTTCATCGTTCTGGTTTCATATTCCCCTGCAGCTCACGCATCCGGGCCGGCCTCACTCCGGGGATTTTGAACATCTGCGAGATAAGCGGCTGGCGTATGTGGAAGCCAATCCCGCCGCCGCCCAGGCGACATTGGATATGCTGAGCGTCACTCCGCTGAATATCAGTTTCAGCCCGGCTCTGGCGCAGTTGCCGGCGGGGCACTACGATGTGTTGCTTATCGGCAAACCGGTAGCCCAGCGGACGCCGTTGATTGATATCAAACGTGAACTGGCGGAGGCCGCGCTCCTGGCGGACTGCATTATCCTGGCGCTGCCCAGCCAATCCATGGTGGAGGCGGAACAGATTAAGCGCATGGGCGCCTACGCCTGCCTGGCGAAACCGGTTTCAGCCAATCGCTTTTTGCCGTTATTGTGGAAAGAATCCCGTCCGGCGGCGGCGCGGATAAAACCGCCTTCCCCTTCCCGTCTCTCCCTGCGGGTGATGGCGGTGGACGACAACCCGGCCAATCTCAAGCTTATCGGCGCGTTGCTGGAGGAGCAGGTGGAGCAGACGGTGTTGTGCGGCAGCGCCCGGGAGGCGCTGGCCTATGCCGAACTGCATCCGCTGGATATTGTGCTGATGGATATACAGATGCCGGAGATAGACGGCCTGCGGGCGGCTGAACTGCTGCGGGGGCTGCCGCTGCACGGACGTACCCCAGTAGTTGCGGTAACGGCGCATACGCTGGGCAATGAGCGGGCAGATCTGCTAGAGGCCGGCATGGACGATTATCTCGCCAAACCCATTGATGAGAGCATGCTGCAGCAGCTGCTGGCACGTTATTCTTCGCACCCCGCCCCTGCGGCGGCGTCTTTCTCCCCGGCCGGCGCGGCGCCTGGTCATGAGGCATCGGAGTCGGTTCAGCCGTCGGTGTCTCCCCGTGTGCCATCAGCGCAACCGGCGGTGCCGGAGGCGGGGGGGCAGCAGGATATTACTCTGGATTGGCAGTTGGCCTTGCGTCAGGCCGCCAACAAAACCGATCTTGCGCAGGATTTGCTGGCTATGCTGGTGACTTTTCTGCCGGAGGTGAAGCAGCGGGTGGAGGCGCTGGTGGACGGCGGGGAGGATAAGGATATTTGTGCGTTGATCCATAAATTGCACGGCAGTTGCAGCTACAGCGGGGTTCCCCGGCTCAAGCAGCTTTGCGCCGGTATCGAACGGCAGTTGCGCGGTGGGGTGCCGGCGGCGGCGCTGGAACCGGAATGGTTGGAGGTGCTGGATGAGATCGAGAACGTGACGCTGGCGTCGGAGCCGTTTATCGCGGAGTAA
- a CDS encoding glycerate kinase, which yields MKIVIAPDSYKESLSALEVATQIEKGFREVFPDAHYVKLPVADGGEGTVEAMVAATGGEIVKVRVTGPLGEKVDGFFGLSGDKKSAFIEMAAASGLELVRACDRNPLLTTSYGTGELIRCALDHGVKHCIIGIGGSATNDGGAGMVQALGGGLLDAEGKQIGYGGGELDKLSRIDISALDPRIRDCRFEVACDVTSPLTGDDGATAVFGPQKGATPDMIKVLDASLKNYARIIKRDLDKDVEHIPGAGAAGGMGAGLQAFCGAELRQGIEIVTEALGLDALVRDATLVITGEGRIDSQTIHGKVPIGVARVAKRYNKPVIGIAGSLTADVAVVHEHGLDAVFSVIYQICTLEEALDNAAENVRMTARNIAATVKLAMRFP from the coding sequence ATGAAAATAGTAATCGCACCGGATTCGTATAAAGAGAGCTTGTCCGCGTTGGAAGTCGCGACGCAGATTGAAAAGGGATTTCGCGAAGTGTTTCCCGATGCCCACTACGTCAAATTGCCGGTGGCGGACGGCGGCGAGGGAACCGTGGAAGCGATGGTGGCGGCCACCGGGGGGGAAATTGTCAAGGTGCGGGTCACCGGACCGCTGGGGGAAAAGGTAGACGGCTTTTTCGGCCTGTCCGGTGATAAAAAAAGTGCGTTTATAGAGATGGCTGCCGCCAGCGGACTGGAATTGGTGCGCGCCTGTGATCGTAATCCGCTGTTAACCACCTCGTACGGCACCGGCGAGCTGATCCGTTGCGCCCTGGATCACGGTGTCAAACATTGTATTATCGGCATCGGCGGCAGCGCCACCAATGACGGCGGCGCCGGTATGGTGCAGGCTCTGGGCGGCGGACTGCTGGACGCCGAGGGCAAACAAATCGGCTATGGCGGCGGCGAGCTTGATAAGCTGTCGCGCATCGATATCAGCGCCCTGGATCCCCGCATCCGCGACTGCCGTTTCGAGGTGGCCTGCGATGTCACCAGCCCCCTCACCGGCGACGATGGCGCAACCGCCGTGTTCGGCCCGCAAAAAGGGGCAACGCCGGATATGATAAAGGTGTTGGATGCATCGCTGAAGAACTATGCCAGGATCATTAAACGGGATCTGGATAAAGACGTCGAACATATTCCCGGCGCCGGCGCTGCCGGCGGCATGGGAGCGGGTCTACAAGCATTTTGCGGCGCCGAACTGCGCCAGGGTATTGAAATCGTCACCGAAGCCCTGGGGCTGGATGCGCTGGTGCGGGACGCCACGCTGGTTATCACGGGCGAAGGACGCATTGACAGCCAGACCATACACGGCAAGGTGCCCATCGGCGTGGCGCGGGTGGCGAAGCGTTATAATAAACCGGTAATCGGCATCGCCGGCAGCCTCACCGCCGATGTAGCGGTAGTGCATGAGCACGGCCTGGATGCGGTATTCAGCGTGATTTATCAGATATGCACCCTGGAGGAAGCGCTGGACAACGCGGCGGAAAACGTGCGCATGACCGCCCGCAATATCGCCGCCACCGTTAAACTGGCGATGCGGTTTCCCTGA
- the garR gene encoding 2-hydroxy-3-oxopropionate reductase, with the protein MKIGFIGLGIMGKPMSKNLLKAGYDLVVLDRNKEAVAEVVAAGAGSADTPKAIAEQSDVIITMLPNSPHVKEVVLGENGVIEGFKAGGVVIDMSSIAPLASREIAAALAEKNIAMLDAPVSGGEPKAIDGTLSVMVGGDEAVFKSHYDVMKAMAGSVVHTGDIGAGNVTKLANQVIVALNIAAMSEALVLATKAGVDPEKVFQAIRGGLAGSTVLEAKAPMVLNRNFKPGFRIDLHIKDLANALDTSHGVGAQLPLTAAVMEMMQALKQDDLGTADHSALACYYEKLAKVEVKRQ; encoded by the coding sequence ATGAAAATCGGATTTATCGGCCTGGGCATTATGGGCAAGCCCATGAGTAAAAATCTGCTGAAAGCAGGCTATGATCTGGTGGTACTGGATCGCAATAAAGAGGCTGTGGCGGAAGTGGTTGCCGCCGGCGCCGGCTCGGCGGACACGCCGAAAGCCATCGCTGAACAAAGCGACGTTATCATCACCATGCTGCCGAATTCCCCCCATGTAAAAGAAGTGGTGCTGGGTGAAAACGGGGTAATTGAAGGATTCAAGGCCGGCGGCGTTGTCATTGATATGAGTTCCATAGCGCCTTTGGCCAGCCGCGAAATTGCCGCGGCCCTGGCGGAAAAAAATATTGCCATGCTGGATGCGCCGGTAAGCGGCGGCGAACCCAAAGCCATTGACGGAACGTTGTCGGTGATGGTGGGCGGCGATGAAGCGGTTTTCAAGAGCCACTATGACGTGATGAAAGCCATGGCGGGCTCTGTGGTCCATACCGGTGATATCGGCGCGGGCAACGTCACCAAGCTGGCGAATCAGGTGATCGTCGCGCTGAATATCGCCGCCATGTCCGAAGCCCTGGTGCTGGCCACCAAAGCCGGCGTGGATCCGGAAAAGGTCTTCCAGGCCATTCGCGGGGGCTTGGCCGGCAGCACGGTGCTGGAAGCCAAGGCGCCGATGGTGCTGAACCGCAATTTCAAACCGGGATTCCGTATCGATTTGCATATCAAGGATCTGGCCAACGCATTGGATACCTCCCACGGCGTGGGCGCGCAATTACCCTTGACCGCAGCGGTGATGGAGATGATGCAGGCGTTGAAGCAGGACGATCTGGGCACGGCGGATCACAGCGCATTGGCTTGTTATTATGAAAAACTGGCCAAGGTTGAAGTTAAACGGCAGTAA
- the garL gene encoding 2-dehydro-3-deoxyglucarate aldolase: MNNPLLPNRFRQSLLQGDTLIGCWCALANPITTEVLGLAGFDWLVLDGEHAPNDVTTFIPQLMALKGSHSAPVVRPPTNEPVIIKRLLDIGFYNFLIPFVETEEQAVRAVSSTRYPPAGIRGVSVAHRNNNYGTIPDYFSTINDNITVLVQIESQQGVDNIDAITAVDGVDGIFVGPGDLSAALGYLGQPNHPEVQRVIRHIFDRAEALGKPSGILAPAEADARRYLEWGARFVAVGSDLGVFRSGTQALYDKFKK; this comes from the coding sequence ATGAACAATCCACTACTGCCAAACCGTTTTCGTCAGAGCCTGCTGCAGGGAGACACCCTGATTGGCTGTTGGTGCGCGCTGGCGAATCCGATCACGACAGAAGTTCTTGGTCTGGCGGGGTTCGACTGGCTGGTATTGGACGGTGAACATGCGCCCAATGACGTGACGACGTTTATCCCCCAACTGATGGCGCTGAAGGGAAGCCATAGCGCACCGGTCGTCCGCCCCCCCACCAATGAACCGGTGATTATCAAACGTCTGTTGGATATTGGTTTTTACAATTTCCTGATCCCGTTCGTTGAAACCGAAGAACAGGCGGTACGTGCGGTGTCCTCCACCCGTTATCCCCCGGCGGGCATCCGCGGCGTGTCGGTTGCCCATCGCAACAACAATTACGGCACCATACCGGACTATTTCTCCACCATTAACGACAACATCACTGTACTGGTGCAAATCGAAAGCCAGCAGGGCGTTGACAATATCGACGCCATCACCGCGGTTGACGGGGTGGACGGGATTTTTGTCGGTCCGGGGGATTTATCGGCGGCGTTGGGATATCTCGGCCAACCGAATCATCCGGAAGTACAGCGGGTTATCCGCCATATTTTTGACCGGGCCGAAGCCTTGGGTAAACCGAGCGGCATCCTGGCGCCGGCGGAAGCCGATGCCCGACGTTACCTGGAATGGGGCGCGCGATTCGTGGCGGTGGGCAGTGATTTAGGCGTCTTTCGCAGCGGTACGCAGGCGCTGTACGACAAATTTAAAAAATAA
- a CDS encoding MFS transporter, which yields MSTTPLATHKTTSHVRYVILLIIFLVTAVNYADRATLSIAGTSVAKDLGLDPGQMGEIFSAFGWAYLVMQIPGGWLLDRFGSKRVYTYSLFFWSLFTLLQGFVGWFPLAYGAFTLFVLRFMLGFAEAPSFPANARIVAAWFPTKERGTASAIFNSAQYFSLAIFSPLLGWLTYALGWMHVFTVMGVIGFILTIAWVKYLHNPNKHPSVSRAELDYMAAGGAVVDMDAPGSINRDGPKWNYIKQMLTDRMMLGVFFGQYFINSITWFFLTWFPIYLVQDKGMSILKVGLVASIPALCGFAGGVLGGVVSDYLLKRGLSLTAARKIPIVVGMLLATSVILCNYTNNNVIVVALMALAFFGKGFGALGWPVISDTAPKEIVGLCGGVFNVFGNVASIVTPLVIGYMVKELHSFNAALVFVGCSALAAMLCYLVVVGEIKRLVLVKS from the coding sequence ATGAGCACTACACCTCTGGCTACCCATAAAACAACATCTCACGTTCGTTACGTTATTTTATTGATCATTTTCCTGGTGACCGCCGTCAACTATGCCGACCGGGCCACCTTGTCCATCGCCGGCACCAGCGTTGCCAAGGATCTCGGGCTTGATCCCGGCCAGATGGGCGAGATATTTTCCGCTTTCGGCTGGGCCTACCTGGTGATGCAAATTCCCGGCGGCTGGCTGCTGGACCGTTTCGGTTCCAAGCGGGTCTACACCTACAGCTTGTTTTTCTGGTCGCTGTTTACGCTGCTGCAGGGATTTGTCGGCTGGTTTCCCCTAGCCTACGGGGCGTTCACGCTGTTTGTGCTGCGCTTTATGCTGGGTTTTGCCGAAGCGCCGTCATTTCCCGCCAATGCCCGCATCGTCGCCGCCTGGTTTCCCACCAAAGAGCGCGGCACCGCCTCGGCCATCTTCAACTCTGCACAGTATTTTTCCCTGGCGATTTTTTCACCGCTACTGGGCTGGTTAACCTATGCCCTGGGCTGGATGCATGTCTTTACCGTCATGGGAGTGATTGGCTTTATCCTCACCATCGCCTGGGTGAAATATCTTCATAATCCCAATAAGCATCCCAGCGTGTCCCGCGCCGAATTGGATTATATGGCGGCCGGCGGCGCGGTGGTGGATATGGATGCCCCCGGTTCTATCAACCGGGACGGCCCGAAGTGGAATTATATCAAGCAGATGCTCACCGATCGCATGATGCTGGGTGTGTTCTTCGGACAATATTTTATTAATAGCATTACCTGGTTTTTCCTTACCTGGTTCCCGATTTATCTGGTGCAGGATAAGGGTATGTCGATATTGAAGGTCGGCCTGGTGGCCTCCATTCCGGCGTTGTGCGGTTTCGCCGGCGGCGTGCTGGGCGGCGTAGTGTCCGACTACCTGCTCAAGCGGGGATTAAGCCTTACGGCGGCGCGCAAGATCCCCATCGTGGTGGGAATGCTGCTGGCCACCAGCGTCATTTTATGTAATTACACCAACAACAATGTGATTGTGGTGGCGCTGATGGCGCTGGCTTTCTTTGGCAAAGGTTTCGGCGCCCTGGGCTGGCCGGTAATTTCCGACACCGCGCCAAAAGAGATCGTCGGGTTATGCGGCGGCGTATTCAATGTTTTCGGCAATGTCGCCTCCATCGTTACGCCGCTGGTCATCGGTTATATGGTTAAAGAGTTGCATTCATTCAACGCCGCATTGGTTTTCGTCGGCTGTTCGGCCCTGGCGGCCATGTTGTGCTACCTGGTGGTGGTCGGCGAGATTAAACGCCTGGTGTTGGTCAAGTCCTGA